From Coffea arabica cultivar ET-39 chromosome 10e, Coffea Arabica ET-39 HiFi, whole genome shotgun sequence, one genomic window encodes:
- the LOC113711275 gene encoding protein FAR1-RELATED SEQUENCE 5-like, translated as MDCSKLAENGTPELGIEFNSEEDAYKFYNKYAFKMGFSVRKDYLNKDKDGVTTSRRYSCCKEGVKRKYEGDVMPKRTQAPTKTGCGAKMVIVLFRGTMKYRVHDLVLEHNHELHIAQCAHMMPSQRKVSVAQGFQAEISEDAGLSLKQSHELMGTEAGGMGNVGYTRDDLKRYLRTRRERSLKYGEAGSMLNYFQEQTLENPSFFHAVQLDCEEQITNIFWADAGMLIDYNFFGNVVTFDTTYKTNKEYRPLGVFVGFNQHRQIVIFGAALMYDETIDSFKWVFGTFLEAMCGKHPSTILTDQDHAMAAALSIVMPETFHGLCTFHIRRNFMKHLGNHYKENSDLPYMFGACMYEFEEVEQFNRVWEAMVKKHNLENNEWLSGLYKIHDKWARCMMKERWTAGMRSTQLSESLNAAIKNHLKLDHNLVQFFRHFNRVVDEKRHNELIAEYEMRQKLPMVGLRQTPMLVHASETYSPTVFAAFQNEYGESTAMVILRQQDAAMFVEFAVMRYDGGSERTVVFNRNDLSVRCSCKKYENEGILCGHALKEFDTVGIKIIPPEYIKRRWTKRARAGDCFDRRGQEVVADPKVMISTRYREFAPAMIKVATRAAMSKDTSKVAITVISDLSKRVELLLSESEEQPLQNQKNLNMEKRDKIEMVNEMGEAVVARGIKK; from the coding sequence ATGGATTGCAGCAAATTGGCAGAAAATGGGACCCCTGAATTAGGAATAGAGTTCAACAGTGAAGAGGATGCGTACAAGTTTTACAACAAGTATGCCTTTAAAATGGGTTTCAGTGTACGTAAAGACTATCTGAATAAAGACAAAGACGGCGTGACCACGTCTAGGAGATATAGTTGCTGCAAGGAAGGTGTGAAACGCAAGTACGAAGGTGATGTGATGCCAAAGAGGACACAAGCGCCGACGAAAACAGGGTGTGGAGCTAAGATGGTTATCGTGTTGTTTAGAGGGACAATGAAGTACCGTGTGCATGACCTTGTCTTAGAGCATAATCATGAGTTGCACATTGCTCAATGTGCTCACATGATGCCATCACAAAGAAAAGTGAGTGTGGCTCAAGGATTCCAAGCTGAAATAAGCGAGGATGCTGGGCTTTCATTGAAACAGAGCCATGAGCTTATGGGAACAGAAGCAGGTGGGATGGGTAATGTGGGATATACTCGGGATGATCTTAAACGATATCTTCGAACGAGACGGGAAAGGAGCTTGAAATATGGAGAAGCAGGTAGCATGCTGAATTATTTTCAAGAGCAAACACTCGAGAATCCATCCTTTTTTCATGCCGTACAGCTGGACTGTGAAGAACAAATAACGAATATCTTTTGGGCTGATGCAGGAATGTTAATTGACTATAACTTTTTTGGAAACGTAGTCACATTCGAcacaacctacaaaacaaataaagaatacCGGCCACTTGGAGTATTTGTGGGTTTTAACCAGCATAGGCAAATTGTGATATTCGGTGCTGCCCTTATGTATGATGAGACGATAGATTCTTTCAAATGGGTGTTTGGTACATTTCTAGAAGCAATGTGCGGAAAACATCCAAGTACCATACTAACCGACCAAGATCACGCCATGGCAGCCGCTCTTTCAATTGTCATGCCTGAAACATTTCACGGTCTATGTACGTTTCACATAAGGCGTAATTTTATGAAACATCTTGGCAATCACTACAAGGAAAATAGTGATCTTCCATACATGTTTGGTGCCTGCATGTATGAGTTTGAAGAAGTTGAACAATTCAATAGGGTGTGGGAGGCGATGGTGAAGAAACACAatcttgaaaataatgaatggCTCTCGGGGTTGTACAAAATTCATGATAAATGGGCAAGGTGCATGATGAAAGAAAGATGGACCGCGGGAATGCGAAGCACCCAACTCAGCGAAAGCCTAAATGCAGCaattaaaaatcatttgaaactagatCATAACCTTGTGCAGTTCTTTAGACATTTCAATCGGGTGGTTGATGAAAAGAGACATAATGAACTGATCGCAGAATATGAAATGAGGCAAAAGCTCCCCATGGTAGGGTTAAGGCAAACACCTATGCTTGTGCATGCATCAGAGACGTATTCACCAACCGTATTTGCTGCATTCCAAAATGAATATGGCGAGTCAACAGCTATGGTTATATTGAGACAACAAGATGCAGCGATGTTTGTGGAGTTTGCGGTCATGAGGTATGATGGAGGATCTGAAAGAACAGTAGTATTCAATCGGAATGATCTAAGTGTACGTTGCAGTTGCAAAAAATACGAGAATGAAGGCATTTTATGTGGGCACGCGTTGAAGGAGTTTGATACCGTGGGCATAAAAATAATTCCTCCTGAATACATTAAGAGGCGATGGACAAAAAGAGCTCGGGCTGGAGACTGTTTTGATCGGCGAGGACAGGAAGTTGTGGCTGATCCTAAAGTCATGATTTCAACTCGTTATCGGGAGTTCGCTCCGGCCATGATTAAGGTCGCAACTCGAGCAGCAATGTCGAAGGACACCAGCAAAGTAGCAATCACTGTCATATCCGATTTGTCAAAGAGAGTTGAGCTCCTCCTCTCAGAAAGCGAAGAGCAACCtttgcaaaatcaaaaaaatctgaATATGGAGAAACGAGATAAAATTGAAATGGTAAATGAAATGGGGGAGGCAGTAGTCGCAAGAGGCATTAAAAAATGA